The following DNA comes from Triticum aestivum cultivar Chinese Spring chromosome 3D, IWGSC CS RefSeq v2.1, whole genome shotgun sequence.
TCTTCTTGGAAGATAGGCTTCCTCAGATATTCGGAAAAGAAGATATCCACTTCTCGAGATATTTTGAGTTTCTTGGGTGGATCAGGAGATTGAAGTTTAGCTGCTCTTTTTTTCTGTTCTTCTTTCCAATTGTATTATGTCCTGTACTTGGTCCAGCTTCTGCATTATTAATTGTAGAATAGCCTACATATCACAGATAGGAAAAGTTTGGACATTAAATGATGCAATGCGCCCAGACTCATATTACAAGAAAATGAAATACACAGAAAGGAAAAGAACATAATATGCATGAATTATAACCTCGTTGGTCAACAAAGTCCATGTTCATTGGAATTCCTACACTTGTATGACAGTGAGAGGCTGGTATGTCTTCGTTAGTCGCAGCAGCAGGTGTGATAGGAGAATCATCCTCAATAATGATTGGAGTCCCTTGGAAGCGCTCGACTCTTTCATTTGGAGAAGCGGAACTAATCAATATAAAACTTCTTTTTGCATTAACTCCACTAGAAAATTTGATATCAACTGCTTCAGTCGATAGAAAGATTTCTTCATGCTGACAAAGGAAGTTGAAATGTTGTTGTAAGTTCAATCAAAATTAGGatcaggaattttttttgaaaaacttcaAGCAAACCTTAGGTTGTGAAGTAGTTGCTTGATCAACAGAGTTGGTATTCAGAGGTGTAACGTGAACAGGGAAAATTGGTGTTTGGTACACCGAATTCAGGACAGAAATGTTCTGGACATAAGGAAAAACACAGAATTCAGACAACAAGTTAACTAGCCAAAAGGACAATAAGCTACATGCAACATTCATTTCAAATAGAAAGGTTCCATATCAGTTTACTTGCGAATCCAGTATTAAAACTTCTGGTCATGATCAGTCATAAAATAGAGTGAAAATGGTATTATCAAATTACCAAAAATCTATAGTAAATTCAGCTGCAATCTTACTACACTACTTATTCACTTAATCCAGAATATAGTCCTGCCGCATTCAAATTGGCCATTTACAAAACAGACTGGGATAATGAGCAAAGACAATATGCTTAGAACAAGTGCTACTTGACCGAATAGCCATAGCGCAGAATATGCTAAGCACAAGTGTAAATCTTAACCTCTCACAAATAACCTTAAAAGTTATACTATTCCAGGAAAATTGGTGTTTGGTACACTGAATTCAGGACACACAAGTTCCGGACATAAGGAAACACACAGAAATCAGGCCAAGAATGAAAGCATGAGATAAAAAAAGATAGCACACACACATAAATGAGCAATACAAAAACAAATACCTCAAATTTCGGTCCGATTGGCTCCTGCTTAAAGACATCATAGGAGGGAACCTGGATTGTAAAGATGTTAGTAAACAGGACACTTCTTTCAAGAAAACACTTAGATAGGAACGTAAAAAGGGCACAACACAAAAAATACCTCTGATTTCAAATGTGGCTCTGGTTTCACTTTTACGCCTGGTTCAAATTTTGCAGTGCATCTGGTACCTTCTGAAATGATATGAGGACATTTTGAATCAATTGACGTGTTCCCATTCAGAGCTTCAGGAACACTATTGGCATTGTTGACCTACATTTCACATTACAAATAAATGTTTAGCTATATAAGATAGAaaaagacaacaaagaagaaaccAAATGGAAATGAATGATTCTACTCATAAGAAATACCTCCACATAAGGAACTGAATTAAACACACCAGCAGCATCAGGAGCATTGTTAACAAGCGCCTCATTGGCATATGGGGTGCGTGATATGCCGCGCAGCTACAAATTGCAGTTGAACAAATGATGAAAATAAATACTGGAACTAAAAAGATAAGTCAAGAATCGATATACAGTATGTGATGCTTACTGGTAAAACCCCGTAATTTTTCCTAAACTCATAATTCCTATCAACCATTGCAAGATACTTGAaatcttcagtcttcacatgagATATCCGAGGAAGAGAGTAATCCACATTTGACTGATGATTCTCAATAACATCAAAATCAACAAAATCCAGATAAATGATCTACCATTTAAAAAATAAACAGGTCAGTAAAATAGAAAGTGGAGAGATAGAAAATAGTGGAGCTGAAGATTGAACTTACTCCCCAAATAGGAAGACATCCCCCAATATATGAAGACTTGTTCATTTCCTCAACAGTTGGTGTGTTCGTGATCATTTCAAAGTGACGCTCTGACTCCTCACGCATGAAATCCAGTGCCAGTTGCCCAAAGTCAAGTGAAGGGATAGCAGAAACATCTCTTAGAGTACAAAAACTTCATGTTACCAGTATGACGCAGGGCACAAAATAGATGATAGGAAATAAAATGTGAAGCTCCTGATAAAATCATCTTCTGTCTCGTCACTAAGCATCAACTCCTCTATTTTGTTGATTGGCATTTTGTTCCGATGATCAACATACTTGTTCCTTAACTCTGAAACCTCTGCCTTCACTTAGGGATCGTCACTACTGAATATAAAAGGCTCAGTGCCACCAGGGAAATCGAAAATTTTGTTGACCATATCATTAGTAATCTTGATAACTTTATTCTTATGCTTGAAACACGGCTCTTTACTTCCAAACATATGCTGATCTATCCATTCAAGCAGATTCATTGGAAAATAAGTTTCTTTGGCATATGAAGCACAACTTCCATTTTGTACTTTGTCACATGGCCTAACTGAATGTCACTAAACTTCTTAACAGTTTTATTCCAACGCTTGAAAGACAGTCTGGTAATGTATGTAGGCTTGCATAACTTCCTAGGGAACACTCGGGCTATGAAAAAAATAACAACAACTGATAATAAATAAACATGAAATATGAAAAAAGCATAACCCGATAGAGTATCACAAGAAATGCTAGAGGACCAGCAAAACAAAGTAGCTATATTGAACTATATGAAAACACACATAAAAACAAGCATTTAGATAAAAATGATTAGTCGAACAAGTACTTCAAGAAAAAAATGAGAAGAAAACATGTTACTATTGAGAAGGAAAAAAATGTGATCTACACATGATTAAAAAAAGACACAAACTAAACATTCAAACAGGACAACTTGCAAAAATGAATATACAAGCATCTGGTAAGACCAGAAAACTGACACAAAAATTGTTTTCCCAGCAATTTGATCTACTATCATACTATACCAAATTTGAAAGCTAGAAAATGAAAAGAGAAAAACTAACATACCACCTGAGTCATTGCGGAGACCTCGTGAAGGATATTCAGTTGGTTCCTCCCTTTCTAGTTCTTCAACTTGGCCAACCCCACCTCCTTCTTTTGCTGCAAATACAGATTTACCAAAAACTATTAACAAACGAGAACTACTTATGAATCTATCATATTCCAGATAATATAGAAAACCATAACATACTAAAGTCCATTGACAAGAAACTGTAACAAAACATTCATGGATTCAGGTATCAGTGGTAACAGTAACATAACAGGATCACCATTTGGACATATCAAATAACATAACTGTAACAAAACAGAGTCAGAGCAGATAATACTACACTCTTGTAGAGAAGATGATAATTCATTCATTAGTTGAGATAACGAGCACCACTTCGCTTCGAAGAATGCATTGGTTATGATATGGCAACTCAGCTATCACTATATGTGTGGCCAGTACACCACAAACTAACAGCCCAACAATGCTAGCTAGAAGAATGCAAGCAACAGTGCAATCTTAAAAAGATTTCCCAAGATAAATAAGGCACGACAGCAGCAGAGTTGGAAAACAAAATAGTTATCAATTTACCATCTTATAGCATAATTCAAAACCATAAGACAAAATTCAACCATCACAAAAAAACATTACAATCATTGCTATGTAGAAAAACGATGTTGTTCGATTTTTCCACAAGTTATAATTCACACATCCTCACAAAAAACAAAAGATGTGAAACATATCAGACCACACAGAACATGGATTGGAAATTAACCCTAAGCTGTTTTGTGATTATGTATGACCGACCTGAAAACAATCTCTTAAAAACTAACCTAATCAAAATGCTAATCCATCCCTTAACAGATTTTGTTCCCCTAGACGGCTCGATTAGAACTAGAATAAGGTCGACGGACATTTGAGCAAAAGAAATGCCAAGAAAGAACAAATCTGATTTGAACAAAAAATTGATAAACTCACAAACAGGGTTGCATGAGTGATGGAGTAAGAACATACCGCCTTGGTCATCACAAAGACCCCTTGCATCCACCTGCTGTATATCTTCGTCTTGCGCATCTTGAATACCATCTGGTACTGCAAAAAAGAAGTGCATATGAAAAATGTAGTGAGCATCATCTGATCGCAAAAAAAAATAGCATATTACTTCTGCTATTGGGAAGAACATCAAGAGTCTTCAAAAAAATGCCAAGGTCTGTATTCAACACCACATCTAGCTAACCCAGTGTAGTAGAAAAAACagtattaatgcatctatacacacATATTACAGTAAATAGTGGTAGCTGCTCAACTACTAGGATGGGCATTTCAATGTCCAAAATACCCAAAATTGAAACCCTAGAACTTGACCTTAATAAGAACGAATCTGACTAGAAAAATCAAGCAAAAACTTGTTTCAGATCAATAAAAAACCACCCAGATCTGAACGCGCTTGGGCACAAAAACATACATAAACACTGATGACTAACCCTACCACCCCCTCCGCACCCCCTACCAAACACACAGATCACTACCCCCTCCCCCCTACACATATACAACCATGCATGAACGCAACCACTATGGAATGAAGCAGCATCAAGAAATTTGGACGGAGAGAAACCACGAACCATCTGAATCTATGGCGATCTCCGGCTAGGGTTTGATCCAAAACCTAGCGCCGGCCTCCGCCTAGGGTTCCAACCAGAAAAATAAGGGAGACGAAGAAGAAGCCGCCGTGGGGAATCGATCCAAACGAAGAAGAAGCCAGCACGTGGATCCGATGGAAACGAAGAAGAAGCAGTCGGCGGCGGTGCGGGGAGAGATGCGAAGGAGACAGAAGGAAGAGGAAAAAGATGCGAAGGAGAGGAAGGGTACGGGGTCGGACGAAGCAGCCGGGTAGCTCACGCGAGATAACTGGCCAGGCCCAAATACGCgatgcgagggggggggggggggtatgcacCCGATTGTAAAATCAACTAAATCGGGCGCTTGAGGCGCCAAATAGGAATTGCCCTCCGGGTGCGCCGCCGCAGCCCGTCGTCTCCCCAATTACCCCCAGCCCTCACTGAAGATTGATTTTGCACAACTCTCTTCGCATTCTACACAAGATCCTCTTCATCTTCTCCACTAAGTAAACTCAAGAATATAGAAGGAGTTATTCTTCCTTTTCAGGAACGGATCTGCTCCATTCCCTTAGTCTTCCACCATAACCAACGCCCTTGCTCTAGGTAATCAGGTTTTGCCCTCAGAAAATCAGTTTGCTGCAGCGATGAATTTGAACCCCCAGCCGTCGACACCCGTCGTATTGGGAGGAGGCGTTGAGCCGAAGCTTCCCCGAGCATTGTTGAAACACTTCATGACACTATATGTCCGCAGGTCGTTCTGTGCACGCTCTGCGGCGAAAGTTCTGGTACCATCTCAGGCCGATGCCCGCTGGATCAAGAGCAAGCCCCCCTCC
Coding sequences within:
- the LOC123077876 gene encoding uncharacterized protein, translating into MREESERHFEMITNTPTVEEMNKSSYIGGCLPIWGIIYLDFVDFDVIENHQSNVDYSLPRISHVKTEDFKYLAMVDRNYEFRKNYGVLPLRGISRTPYANEALVNNAPDAAGVFNSVPYVEVNNANSVPEALNGNTSIDSKCPHIISEGTRCTAKFEPGVKVKPEPHLKSEVPSYDVFKQEPIGPKFENISVLNSVYQTPIFPVHVTPLNTNSVDQATTSQPKHEEIFLSTEAVDIKFSSGVNAKRSFILISSASPNERVERFQGTPIIIEDDSPITPAAATNEDIPASHCHTSVGIPMNMDFVDQRGYSTINNAEAGPSTGHNTIGKKNRKKEQLNFNLLIHPRNSKYLEKWISSFPNI